Below is a window of Brachyspira hampsonii DNA.
AGGTATAAAATAAGACAAACTCAAAGAATTACCTCCAAACCTTTTAACAAAATATCCCCTATGCCAAGCATAACCTTTAAGCTGTTTAAAATGCCCAAAAAATAAATCTCTTCTATGATGATATACTAATGCTTCAGGAGTATATAATATCTTTTCATTTGCTTTCATAATATTATTGCAAAGTATGGTATCCTCACCAGGCCAATACTCACTGTCAAAGCCTCCTACCATATCATAAAGCTCTCTTGTTATAATAAAATTGCAGCTTGGATAATCATTAACATACTGCACCTTATCTGGTACATATCTAGCCTTATGCTTTCCGCTCATAAGTGTTGAACTATAAATAAGTCCGCTTATCTGTTTTGAGAAATTATCTTTAGGTGTATTTACTGCAGGTCCGCCAAGGGCATAAACTTTTTTACTTTCCATTGCTCTTAATGCATTTAAAAGCCAATCTTTTTCCGGGTATGTATCATCATCTAAAAATGCTAATATACTTCCTTTTGACTTTTTCACCCCCATTGCTCTTTTTATAGCTGGAGGAAACTCCCCTGTTTCTATAATTTTTATTCTAGAATCTTTAAATAATTCTATATTAATTTCATCATCAGAATATTTATCCGGAAGTATTATAACTTCAAAGTTCGTATATATCTGATCAAGCAAATACTGTGTTTCTTCTTTTATATAATCATTAATTTTTTTTAAGGGTATTATAATACTTACAAGAGGTTTTTCTTTAAGCTCAGAAAATAAATCTCTATAAAAGTGTACTATATTAAGCCTATAAAATATTGCCAAAGTATCAATAAATGTTCTCCACAGAATCGGAAACTTAATAAATCCAAAATGTCTGTTTGGATTAACTATAACAGGTGCTGATACTATTTTTTTACCATTTGAATTGCATGCCGCTAAAACTTCCAAATCATAGGCAAATGCTTTTACCAATATTCTTGGAAAAATATTTATAACAGCATCTCTTTTGAAAAGTTTTAATCCTGTCTGAGTATCCTGTATAGGAAGATGAAAAAATATTTTAACAAACATAAAATATATAAAAGATATTAATTTTCTTATATTAGAATAATTAACTACAGAATCTTTATGTCTTTTAGAGCCTATAACGACATCAGCATTTTCTTTTTGCATAATCACAAAAAAATTTTCTAATTGAGAAGGATCAATTTCCATATCGCCGTCGCAGAATATAATATACTCTCCGTTGGAAACTTCGCATGCCCTTTTTAAAGCATGTCCTTTTCCCTGATTTTCTATTGCATAAACTCCTATCATATTTTTTAAGTTTGAGTTTATATTATTTTTTTGAAAGTTTGAGCATAATTTTTTTATTTCTTCTTTAGAATTATCGCTGCTGCCGTCATCTGAAATAATTATTTCAAAGTTCATTAAAAATGGCGAAACTTTTTCTATAAGTATATTGATATTTTTTTCTATTGTATTTTCTATATTATAAACAGGAACTAATATAGATACTAATTCATTT
It encodes the following:
- a CDS encoding glycosyltransferase, which produces MKINELVSILVPVYNIENTIEKNINILIEKVSPFLMNFEIIISDDGSSDNSKEEIKKLCSNFQKNNINSNLKNMIGVYAIENQGKGHALKRACEVSNGEYIIFCDGDMEIDPSQLENFFVIMQKENADVVIGSKRHKDSVVNYSNIRKLISFIYFMFVKIFFHLPIQDTQTGLKLFKRDAVINIFPRILVKAFAYDLEVLAACNSNGKKIVSAPVIVNPNRHFGFIKFPILWRTFIDTLAIFYRLNIVHFYRDLFSELKEKPLVSIIIPLKKINDYIKEETQYLLDQIYTNFEVIILPDKYSDDEINIELFKDSRIKIIETGEFPPAIKRAMGVKKSKGSILAFLDDDTYPEKDWLLNALRAMESKKVYALGGPAVNTPKDNFSKQISGLIYSSTLMSGKHKARYVPDKVQYVNDYPSCNFIITRELYDMVGGFDSEYWPGEDTILCNNIMKANEKILYTPEALVYHHRRDLFFGHFKQLKGYAWHRGYFVKRFGGNSLSLSYFIPSVFLLYTIFVPFALYFDLPKVLNTYIPAINKNIFLALLLFPHSFYALCLLGSWISTLSPIKGFFKAIGIFLSHLTYGFFFIKGFIKGLIKK